Genomic segment of Ramlibacter henchirensis:
GGACACCATCATCGCCCACGCCTGGCAATGGGAGCGCAAGCTCCACCAGGCCGGGAAGGCGTGACCCAGATAGATTTCAGCGCGGTTCGCTGGCTCGCGCCCTACTTCGGCGGCGCGAGCCGCCGCTTCTGGGCCATCGCGGCGCTGGCGACGGTGGTGTCGTCGGCCACCGAGCCGCTGGTGCCGGCGTTGATCAAGCCCTTGCTCGACCGAGGCTTCCGTCCGGGCGGCATCGACCTGTGGATGGTGCCGGCCAGCCTCTTGCTGCTGTTCGCGGTTCGCGGCACCGCCGGTTTCATCGCCGACCTGGCGCTGGCCCGCATCACGCAGGACGGCCTGCTCGCGCTGCGCAAGGCCATGTTCGCGCGCGTGCTGGACGCGCGGCTGTCTCTGTTCTCGCAGCAGAACGCCACCACGCTGTCGAACACCGTCGTCTTCGAGGTGCAGAACGGCGCCATGCTGCTGGTCAACTCGGTGATGGCGCTGGTCAAGGACAGCCTCGCACTGCTGGCCCTGCTGGTGTACCTGCTGTACCTGAACTGGAAGCTCACGCTGATCGTCTTCGCGATCGTGCCGGGCGTGGCGTTCATCATGCGCACGCTGTCGCGGCGCCTGTACCGCATCGCGCGCAGCACGCAGACGGCCACCAACGACCTGGCCTACGTCGTCGAGGAGAACGTGCTCGCCGTGCGCGTGGTGCGCCTGCACGGCGCGCAGGAGGCGCAGGCCGGCCGCTTCACCGGCTTCAGCACGGCGCTGCGCCGGCTCGCCCTGAAATCTGCTGTCGCATCCGCCGCCATCACGCCGCTCACCCACATGCTCGCCGCCGGCGCGCTCTCCGCGGTGATCTGCGTCGCCCTGTGGCAGACGCGGGAGGGGCTGACGATCGGCACCTTCGCGTCCTTCATCACGGCCATGCTGATGCTGATCGCACCGATCAAGCGGCTGTCGGAGGCGGCCAGCCCGATCGCGCGCGGCCTCGCGGCGGTGCAGCGCGCCATCGACCTGATCGAGCACACGCCGGCCGAGTCGGGCGGTCGGCATGCGCCGGGCCACTCCCGCGGCCACATCGAACTGCGCGAGGTGACGGTGCGTTATCGCGGCGACGCCGCGCCGGCGCTGGACCGCGTCAGCCTGGTGCTCGAACCCGGGCACACGGTGGCCCTGGTCGGGCCTTCCGGCTCGGGCAAGACCACGCTGGCCAACCTGCTGCCGCGGTTCGTCGTGCCGGACGACGGCGCGGTGCTGCTGGACGGACACGACGTGGCGGACTGGGACCTGCAGGCGCTGCGCGACCAGTTCGCGCTGGTCAGCCAGGACGTGGTGATGTTCAACGGCAGCCTGGCCACCAACATCACCATGGACGCGCCGATCGATCCCGAGAAGCTGCAGCGCTGCGTCGCGGCGGCCAATCTCCGGGACCTGGTGGAGTCGCTGCCGGATGGCCTGGACACCGTCACCGGCCACAACGCGACGCAACTCTCAGGTGGCCAGCGGCAGCGCCTGGCCATCGCCCGCGCGCTGTACAAGGATGCGCCCATCCTGATCCTCGACGAGGCCACGTCGGCGCTGGACGCCGCGTCGGAACGCCTGGTGCAGGAAGCGCTCCAGCGGCTGATGGCCGGCCGCACGACGGTCGTCATCGCGCACCGGCTCTCGACGATCGAGCACGCCGACCAGGTCGTGGTGCTCGAGCAAGGCCGTGTCGCGGAGACCGGCACGCACCAGGAACTTCTGGCGCGCGGCGGGCTGTACGCCCACCTGCACGCGCTGCAGCAGGGGGCGGGATGATCGCGCAAGCGCCAACCGGGGCGCGGTCCCCGCAGTGGCTTCAGACGCTGCGCCGCCCGCCGGCACCTGCCGTGGTGCGGGTGGGCGGTTGGCGCGACGCTGCCATGCAAGCCGCGATGGCGGGACTGGGGTTCGTGCTGCCTTTCTCGCCCGCAGGAGTGGCCTGGTTCATGGCGGCGCTGCTCGTGGTCGCGCTGTGTTCGCTGCGTCATGTCTCGCGCACCGCCGCCTGGCGCGAGCCGACAGCCGCCATCGGCCTGCTGCTGTTCGCCTACATCGCGCTGCACACGGCCGTCGCGGGCCCGTGGACTCTGGCGAGCGTGGGAAGCGTCAACAAGTACCACGAGCTGCTGTTCTTCCCGGTGCTGCTGGCGTTGTTCGCCGCCACGTCGCGTCCGCGAGCCTTCCTGTGGGGCCTGGGCGCCGGCACGCTGGCCTACGCGCTGGCGCATTGGGTCGCGCCGTGGTTCCCCGCGCTCTCGCAGGAGCTGGCGCCCAAGAGGATCTCGGCGGGTTTCTGCCTGGCCCTGGCGGCCTACCTGATGCTGCACCAGGGCGGCCGCTTCGCCTGGATGTGGCGCGGCATCGCGGCCGTGCTCGCGGCGACGGTGCTGTTCCGCATCGAAGGGCGCACCGGTCACGTCGTCTTGATGCTCCTGGCCATCGCTTCGGTGTGGAACCTGCGGCCGGGCCGCTGGCGGATGCCTGCGGCCGTGGGGGCCTGCGTCGCGCTCGTGCTGGTGGCCTTCAACGCGCCTCCAGTGCAAACGCGCATGAAGGAGACGCTGTCGGGGCTGTCGACCATGCGCATGGGCGCCGAGACCTCGACGAGCATCCGCCTGGCGCTGCTGGCCAACGGCTGGACGATTGCCGCCGCACACCAGCCGCTGGGGGTCGGCTTCAGCCGCTACGCCGAGTTCCATGAGCCTGTCGCTCGCCGGAGGCTGGCGCAGGAACCGGACTGGAATCCGCAGAAGGCCTCCTGGGAGGTGTTCGCGAACAACCCGCACAACGAATACCTGATGCAGCTGGCCTGCGGCGGCGTCCCGGCGCTGGCGCTGCTGCTGGCCTGGATCGCGGCGGCCGCGTTCCGCCGCGACGCGTCGGGCCGCGCGCCGCCCGCGCTCACCGGCCTGGTGCTCGCGTTCGCGGTGGGCTGCCTGTTCAACTCGCTCGTGATGGACTTCGTCGAAGGCCACTTCTACACGGTGGTGCTGGCGTGGCTGCTCGCGGGTGAACGCCGCGCCGCGGCGCCGCCGCCAGTGTCATGAACCGCATCCTGGTCGTCTGTACGCGCCAGATCGGCGACGTGCTGCTGACCACGCCGCTGGTGCGCGCCGCGCGACGCCGCTGGCCGCAGGCGCAGGTCGACGTGCTCGGCTTCTCCGGCACGCTGGGCATGCTGCGCGGCAATGCAGACATCCACGAGCTGATCGAAATGCCGGCCCGCCCCGGCTTGTCCGGGCTGTACGCGTTCGCAAGGCGCCTGTGGCGGCGCTACGACCTGGCCCTGGTGACGCTGCCGAGCGACCGCGCCCACCTGATCGCGTGGATCGCGGCACGGCAACGCAGCGGCGTGCTGCCGGAACACGGCGGCAGCAACTGGTGGAAGCGCCTGCTGCTGGACCACGCGGTCGTCGGCACCGGCGACGAAGGCAGCCGGCACGCGGTGCAGGAGAAGCTCGAACTGCTGGCGCCCTGGGTCGAGCGGCCTGAAACACCTGCGGTTTCCGCGCCTGCCGGCGCCCCGCTGCCCGCTGATCTTCAAGCGGCATTGCGCGAGCGGCCCGTCGTCGTCCACGTGCCCTCGATGTGGCCCTACAAGCAATGGGCGCCGGAGAAGTACGCGCAGGTCGTCAGGACATTGCTCGACCGCGGGCACCAGGTGGTGCTGACCGGCGGGCCGGGAGCGCGCGACCGTGAATGCATCGGGCCGGTTCGCTCGATCGCGGCGGCTCCCGCACTGCTGGACGCATCGGGCCGGCTGGACTTCAACCAGCTCGTCACCCTGCTGCAGCGCGCTTCGCTCTACATCGGACCGGACACTTCCGTGTCGCACCTGGCCGCCGCGGCCGGCACGCCGACACTGGCGATCTTCGGCCCCACCAATCCGCAGCGCTGGGCGCCGTGGCCCGGGCGGCCGGGCGAACAGCCGGTGCATTTCCAGCGCCGCGCGCTCGAGCAGTCGGTGGGCAACGTCACCCTGCTCCAGGCGGAACTTCCCTGCGTGCCCTGCAGCAAGGCGGGTTGCGAGGACCACCGGCAAAGCCGCAGCGATTGCCTGATCGCGATCACGCCGGAGCGGGTGACCGAAGCGGCGCTCAGGATGCTGGGGGAGAAGGCAAGCCCTGGATCCGCGCCCGCGCGGGGATGACGCAGCCGGTCAGAGCAGCACGATGTCGTACTGCTCCTGCCCCATCGCACTCTCGCTCTGCAGCGAGATCGGCTTGCCGATGAAATCCGACAGCCCGGCCAGGTGCTGACTCTCCTCGTCGAGGAACAGCTCCACCACTTTCGGCGAGGCCACGACGCGGTACTCGCGCGGGTTGAACTGGCGCGCCTCGCGCAGGATCTCGCGCAGGATGTCGTAGGCCACGGTGCGGGCGGTGCGCACCTGCCCGGCGCCCTGGCACCACGAACACGGCTCGCACAGCATGTGCGCCAGCGACTCGCGCGTGCGCTTGCGCGTCATCTCCACCAGGCCCAGCTGGGAGAAGCCGCCGGCCATGGTCTTGACGCGGTCGCGCCCCAGCTGCTTGCGGAATTCGCCGAGCACCGCCTCGCGGTGGTCCTCGCGCTGCATGTCGATGAAGTCGACGATGATGATCCCGCCCAGGTTGCGCAGCCGCAGCTGCCGCGCGATGGCGTGGGCGGCCTCGAGGTTGGTCTTGAAGATGGTGTCGTCGAAGTTGCGTGCGCCGACGAAGCCGCCGGTGTTGACGTCGATCGTGGTCAGCGCCTCGGTCTGGTCGACGATCAGGTAGCCGCCGGACTTGAGCTCGACGCGGCGGCCGAGCGCCTTGGCGATCTCCTCGTCGACGTTGAACAGGTCGAAGATCGGCCGCTCGCCCTTGTACAGCTGCAGCCGTTCCGCGGCCTGCGGCATGAACTCGCGGCCGAACGCCTGCAGCACCGCGAACTGCTCGCGCGAGTCGATGCGGATGGTCTGCGTTTCCTCGGTCACCAGGTCGCGCAGCACGCGCTGCAGCAGGCTCAGGTCCTGGTGCAGCAGCGAGCCCGGCGGCAACCGCACGGCCGCATCGCGGATGCGGGCCCAGGTCTTGCGCAGGTATGCGATGTCCTCGGCCAGCTCGGCGTCGCTCGCGTCCTCGCCGTTGGTGCGCAGGATGAAGCCGCCCCCGCCGCCGGTCTCGGCCGTGCCGACCAGCTGCTGCAGCCGCGAGCGCAGCGCCTCGCGCTGCTCGCCCGGGATCTTCTGCGAGACGCCCACGTGGTCGTCCTGCGGCAGGAACACCAGCAGGCGGCCCGCGACGCTGATCTGGGTCGATAGCCGCGCACCCTTGGTGCCGATCGGGTCCTTGATGACCTGCACCATCAGCGGCTGGCCCTCGAACACGCGCTTCTCGATCGGCACCGGCGGCTGGCCGTGGCGGTGGTTGACCTGCTCTTCGGCGCGGGCGCCGTGCAGGTCGGCCACGTGCAGGAAGGCCGCGCGCTCCAGGCCGATGTCGATGAAGGCCGACTGCATGCCCGGCAGCACGCGGGCGACCTTGCCGAGGTAGACGTTGCCCACCAGCCCCCGCTCCAGCGTGCGTTCGACGTGCAACTCCTGCACCGCGCCGCTCTCGATGATGGCCACCCGTGTCTCCTGCGGCGACCAGTTGATCAGGATGTCCTGCTGCATTCTTGCTGAGCTCCTCGGGGCGGGGACAGGATACCTCAGGCCATTACACCCGGGCGCCCTCCCGCCCCGCCTTGGATCCCCTTTCGCGCCCCGACCTCGAATTCCTCCAGGGCGGCGGCGCCATGGGCGAGCGCATGCGGGCGTGCGCCGGCCGGTTAAGCCGCGATACCGCACGCGCGCAGCAATTGCGCGGTCTCGTGCAGCGGCAGTCCCATGATCCCGGGGTAGGAGCCGTTGATGCGCGTGATGAAGGCCGCGGCGCGGCCTTGCACCGCATACGCGCCGGCCTTGCCCATCGGCTCGCCCGTGGCGACGTACTCGCGGATCTGCCGCGGCGAGAGGGCCGCGAACGTCACGCGCGAATCGCTCAAGGCTTCATGACGCCGCGAGCCGTTCTGCAGCGCGACCGCGGTGAGCACCCGGTGCGTGGACCCGGAGAGCTCGCGCAGCATGCGGGCGGCATCGCGCTCGTCTTCGGGCTTGCCGTAGATCGTCCGGCCCAGCGCCACCGTGGTGTCGGAGCAGAGCACCGGCGCGCGCGGCAGGCCGCGACGCCGCAGGCGCTGCGCCGCCGCATCGAGCTTGAGCCCGGTCACGCGCCTGACGTAGCGCGCGGGCGCCTCGCCGGGGAGCACCGCTTCGATCGCCTCCGTGTCCTCATCGTCGTCGGGCAGCAGCAGTTCGTAGCGCACGCCGAGCTGCTCGAGCAGTTGCCGACGCCGCGGGCTCTGGGACGCGAGGTAGATGAAGTCACTCACGGTGGTACGGATGCCCCGCGTTGACCGACCATGCCCGGTAGAGCTGCTCGGCGAGCAGCACCCGGACCATCGCGTGCGGCAGCGTGAGGTCCGACAGGCGGATGCGCTCGTGCGCCGCCGCGCGGAAAGCCGGATCGAGCCCGTCCGGGCCGCCGATCACCAGCGCCACGTCGGCCGCGTCCAGTTGCCAGGCCTTGAGCTTGGCTGCGAGCGCCGTGGTGTTCAGCGAAGCACCGCGTTCATCGAGGGCGACGATGCGCGCGCCGCGCGGGATCGCCGCCTCGATGCGCTCGCGTTCGGCGGCCAGCAGCTGTTCGGTGGTGCGCGAGCCGCGCGGCTCGGTCTTCACGGCCTTGAGTTCCAGACGCAGCTCGGGCGGGAAGCGCTTGGCGTAGTCGTCCCAGGCCGTGGCCGCCCAGTCGGGCACGCGCTGCCCCACCGCGACCACGACCAGCCTCATGCCTTGCGCGCGGGGCTCTTGGCGGTGGTTTTCTTCGCGGCAGTCTTCTTCGCCGCCGTCTTCGCAGGCGCCTTCGCTGCGGTCTTCGAGGCGGGACGAGCCGCGGCCTTCTTCGCGGGCGACTTGGCCGGCGGCCTGGCCGGCGCCTTCGCAGCAGCCTTCTTCGCTGGTGCCTTGGGCTTCTCCGCCCTCTCGGCGTGCAGCGCCGCCGACCGGGCCGCACTGCTGCGCCTCAGGCTCGTCTTGGCGGGGACCTTCTTCGCGGCGGCCGGAGCGGGCGAGGCATTGAACGGCCTGGGCGCGCCGAACTTCACGCGCACCGGCTTGTCGCCCCAGATCTCTTCCAGGTGGTAGTAGTTGCGGATGGCCGGCTGCATGATGTGCGCGACCGCGGCGCCGCAGTCGACGATGATCCATTCGCCGTTGTCCTCGCCCTCGACACGGGGCTTCGGAAAGCCCGCTTCACGCACCGCGTCGCGCACGCTGGCCGCCAGCGCCTTGGTCTGGCGGTTCGACGTGCCGGAGGCCACGATCACCCGCTCGAACAGCGGCGAGAGGTGCTCCGTGTTGAAAACCTGGATGTCCTGCGCTTTGACGTCCTCCAGTCCATCGACGATGGCTCGCTGGAGCCGCTGGGTGTCCTTCTTCGCGCTGCTTTCTTGGGTCATCAGGTCTTCGGATAGAGATGGTTCTGGGCAATATAACGTGCGACGCCGGGGGGAACCAGATGATCGATCCCCTGCCCGGCCGCGGCCAGCGCGCGCACCTGCGTCGCGCTGACGGGCATGTTCGGCAGCTCGACAGCCGCCACGCGCGCGCCCGGCAGCGTGGTGGTGTCGAAGGGTGGCGCATCCGGGTCGGGCCGCGCACGCGCGGCGACCGCGATGGTGGCCAGCTTCAGGATCTCGCCGCTCTCGCGCCAGCTGTGGAGCGCCTCCGCCTGGTCGGCGCCGATCACGAGCAGCAGCTCGGCACGCGGGAATTCGGCGTGGAGCTGGCGCAGGGTGTCGATGGTGTAGGTGGGGCCGGCCCGGCGCAGTTCGCGGTCATCGACCACGGCGTGCGGCACTTGCGCGAACGCTTCACGCGCCATCGCGAGGCGGTGCGCGCCTTCGGTGAGCGCGCGCGACTTGTGCCAGGCCTGCCCGGTGGGCAGCACGCGGAGCTGGTCGAGCCGAAGTTGCTCGACGGCCGCGCGCGCGAGCGCGACGTGCGCCAGGTGCGGCGGATCGAAGGCGCCGCCGAAGATGCCCAGGCGTGACGGTTGCGCGGCGGCGGTGTTCAAACCCACTCCCGCGGCTGCAGGTACCGGGCGTAGAGCTGCGCCTCCGGCGTGCCGGGCGCCGGCTCCTGCCGGTAGGCCCAGCTGCATACCGGCGGCATCGAGAGCAGGATGGATTCGGTGCGGCCGCCCGACTGCAGGCCGAAGTGCGTGCCGCGGTCCCACACCAAATTGAACTCGACGTAGCGGCCGCGCCGGTAGAGCTGGAAGCTGCGTTCGCGCTCGCCATGGGCCGTGTCCTTGCGCCGCTCCAGGATCGGCAGGTACGCGCCGGGGAAGCCGTCACCGACCGAGCGGATCAGCGCGAAGCCGCCCTCGAAGCCGAGCTCCGACACGTCGTCGAAGAAGATGCCGCCGACGCCGCGCTGCTCGTTGCGGTGCTTGAGGCAGAAGTAGTCGTCGCACCACTTCTTGAAGCGCGGATGCTTGTCGGGGCCGAAGGGCTCCAGCGCCTGCTTGCAGGCCGCGTGGAAGTGGATGGCGTCCTCGTCGAAGCCGTAGCAGGGCGTGAGGTCCATGCCGCCGCCGAACCAGAACGCGGGCTCGCCGCCCGCGGGCGCGGCCGAGATCATGCGGACGTTCATGTGCACCGTCGGCGCATACGGGTTGCGCGGATGGAAGACCAGCGAGACGCCCAGCGCCTCGAACGGCGCCCCCGCGAGTTCCGGCCGGTGCTGCGTGGCCGAGGGCGGCAGGCGCGGCCCGCGCACGTGCGAGAAGCCGCAGCCGGCCCGCTCGAGCACCGGCCCCTGCTCCAGGATCATGGTGATGCCGTTGCCCTGCAGGGGCTCCCCGGGCGCCTTCTCCCAGGCGTCGCGCAGGAACGGCGTGCCGTCGATGGCCGTGCAGGCCGAGGTGATGCGCTCCTGCAGGTCCAGCAGGTACGCGCGGACGGCGTCGACCTGCTGCATCACCCGCGCACGGCCCGGTGGCCGATGTCCCTGCGGTACTGGGCACCGTCGAAGCGGATGCCCTTGACCACTTCATAGACTCGCTGCTGTGCGGCCTTGACCGTGTCGGCGAGCGCCGTGACGCACAGCACGCGGCCGCCCGAGGTGACGAGGTCCTTGCCGCGCGTGGCGGTGCCCGCATGGAACACCACTGCGTCCTCGGTCTCGCGCGGCAGCCCGCTGATCGCGTCGCCCTTGCGCGGGTTGAGCGGATAGCCGGCGGCGGCCATCACGACACCGAGCGCGGTGCGGCGGTCCCAGTCCAGCTCCACCTGGTTCAGCGATCCCGAGGTTGCACACATGAGCACGTCGTACAGGTCGGACTTCAGCCGCAGCAGGATGGGCTGCGTCTCGGGGTCGCCCATGCGGCAGTTGAATTCCAGCGTCTTGACCTGGCCCTTGCGGTCGACCATCAGGCCGGCGTAGAGGAAGCCGGTGTACGGGATGCCGTCCTTCTCCATGCCTCGCACGGTGGGCAGGATCACCTCTCGCATCGCGCGCGCATGAACGGCGGGCGTCACCACCGGCGCCGGCGAGTACGCGCCCATGCCGCCCGTGTTGGGGCCGGCATCGCCGTCCTGCAGGCGCTTGTGGTCCTGGCTGGTGGCCAGCGGCGTGACGTTGCGGCCGTCGCACAGGACGATGAAGCTCGCTTCCTCGCCCTGCAGGAACTCCTCGATCACCACGCGCGCGCCGCCTTCGTTGTGCGCCACGCCCAGCCGGTTGTCCAGAAGCATGAAGTCGATGGCCTCGTGCGCCTCGGCCGCGGTCATCGCGACCACCACACCCTTGCCGGCCGCCAGGCCGTCGGCCTTGACCACGATGGGCGCGCCCTGGCGGTCGACGTACGCGTGCGCCTCCCCGGGATCGGAGAAGGTCTGCCAGGCGGCGGTCGGGATGCCGTGCCGCTGCATGAACGCCTTGGAGAAGGCCTTGGAACTTTCCAGCTGCGCCGCGGCCTTGGTGGGGCCGAACACGCGCAGGCCGTGCGCGCGGAAGTCGTCCACCACGCCGGCGGCCAAAGGCGCCTCGGGGCCGACGACGGTCAGCGCGATCTTCTGCGCGAGCGCCCAGTCGCGCAGCGCCGCGATCTCGGTGATCGGCACGTTCTCCAGCCGGGGGTCCAGGTCCGTGCCGCCGTTGCCGGGCGCCACGTAGATCTTCTGGATCTTCTTCGATTGCGCCAGCTTCCAGGCCAGCGCATGTTCGCGGCCGCCGCCGCCGATGACGAGGACCTTCATGTCAGAGGTCCGGCAGCGACGCGTTGTGGAACACGTCCTGCACGTCGTCCAGGTCCTCCAGCATGTCCAGCAGCTTCTGCATGCGCACTGCCTCGTCGCCGGCAAGCTCGACCGTGTTCTCCGGCCGCATGGACACTTCGGCGATCTCGGGCTTCAGGCCCGCGGCGTCGAGCGCGTTCTTCACTTTCTCGAAGTCTCCCGGCGCGGTGAGCACCTCGATGGCGCCGTCGTCGTCGGTGACCACATCCTCGGCGCCGGCTTCCAGCGCGACTTCCATCACCTTGTCCTCGCTGGTGCCCGGCGCCAGGATGAGCTGCCCGCAATGCTTGAACTGGAACGCGACCGAGCCTTCGGAGCCCAGGTTGCCCCCGTACTTGCTGAAGACGTGGCGCACTTCGGCAACGGTGCGCACCTTGTTGTCGGTCATCGTGTCGACGATGACGGCGGCGCCGCCGATGCCGTAGCCCTCGTAGCGGATCTCTTCGTAGTTCACGCCCTCGAGGTTGCCGGTGGCCTTGTCGATGTTGCGCTTGATCGTGTCGGCCGGCATGTTGGCCGCCTTGGCCTTGTCCACCGCCAGCCGCAGCCGCGGGTTGGCCGCCAGGTCGCCGCCGCCCTGTCGTGCTGCGACCATGATCTCGCGGATCACGCGCGTCCAGATCTTCCCGCGCTTCTCATCCTGCCGGCCCTTGCGGTGCTGGATGTTCGCCCATTTGCTGTGTCCGGCCACTTGCTTTCCTTCTTTTCGCCCCGCCAACGCGGTGTGCGTTGCTATATTGCTCGGGACCTCATTTTACTTTTGACCTATGGCCGATCCCTTGCTGATCGCCCGCAAGGGCGACACCGAATGCTTCCTCCTGCCGGGGCTCGCCAACCGGCATGGGCTGATCACCGGCGCCACCGGCACCGGCAAGACGGTGACCCTGCAGACGCTGGCCGAGAACTTCTCGCGCATCGGCGTGCCGGTGTTCATGGCCGACATCAAGGGCGACCTCACCGGCATCAGCCAGGCCGGCACCGTGCCGCCGAAGCTGGCCCAGGTGCTGAAGGACCGCGGCCTGACCCCGCCCGAATCGCGCGCCTGCCCGGTGACGCTGTGGGACGTGTTCGGCGAGCAGGGCCATCCGGTGCGCGCCACCGTGTCCGACATGGGGCCGCTGCTGCTCGCCCGCATGCTCGACCTGAACGAGACACAGTCGGGCGTGCTCAACATCGTCTTCAAGATCGCCGATGACAACGGCCTGCTGCTCCTGGACCTCAAGGACCTGCGCGCGATGCTGCAGTACGCCGGCGACAACGCGAGCCAGGTCCGAACGCAGTACGGCAACATCAGCACGGCCAGCGTGGGCGCCATCCAGCGCGGGCTGCTGCAGATCGAATCGCAGGGCGGCGAGCGCTTCTTCGGCGAGCCCATGCTCGACATCGGCGACCTGATGCAGACGTCCGGCGGCGCGGGAGTCGTCAACATCCTCGCGGCCGACAAGCTGATGGCCTCGCCGCGGCTGTACGCCACCTTCCTGCTGTGGATGCTCTCGGAGCTCTTCGAGCAGCTGCCCGAAGTGGGCGACCTGGACAAGCCCAAGCTGGTGTTCTTCTTCGACGAGGCGCACCTGCTCTTCAAGGACGCGCCCACGGTTCTGGTCGAGCGCATCGAGCTGGTCGTGCGCCTCGTGCGCTCCAAGGGCGTCGGCGTCTACTTCGTCACCCAGAACCCGCTGGACATCCCCGACACGGTGCTCGCCCAGCTCGGCAATCGCGTGCAGCATGCGCTGCGCGCCTTCACCCCGCGCGACCAGAAGGCCGTGAAGGCGACGGCGCAGACGATGCGGCAGAAGCCCGGCCTGGACATCGAGGCGGCGATCACCGAACTTGCCGTCGGCGAGGCGCTGGTCAGCCTGCTCGACGACAAGGGCCGGCCGAGCGTGACCGAGCGGGTCTACGTGCTGCCGCCCGGCAGCCAGATCGGTCCGATCACGGCCGAGCAGCGGCAGGCGCTGATCGCGGGCTCGCTGGTGGCGGGCGCATACGAGAAGACGCAGGACCGCGAATCCGCCTACGAGAAGCTCAAGGAGCGCGCCGAGCAGGCGCCCTCGCCCGCCTCGTCGGGCGGCGGTGGTGCCACCGACAAGGCCACCGGCCCGTCCATGGGCGGGCTGGGCGACATCCTGTTCGGCTCCACCGGCCCGCGCGGCGGTCGCCGCGAAGGCATGGTGGAAGCGATGGCGAAGTCGGCCGTGCGCACCATCGGCAGCAGCGTGGGACGCGAGATCGTGCGCGGCGTGCTGGGCGGGCTGCTCGGCGGCAAGCGGCGCTGAATGGGCAGCGGCCCGGTGGGCCAGAACATCCGTACGCAGAAAGCGCAGAAAGCGCGCAGAGAACGCCGAAAGAATCCCAATGAATTCTTTGCGCTTTCTGCGCGCTTTCTGCGTTCTCTGCGTACCGGAGTTCTTCAGTCGTCAGCCAGGCAGCGCCATCAGCAGGTCGTGCCGACCTTGAGCGCGCAAGGTCCGGCGCTCTGCTGCACCTGCTCCCCCAGCCCGCGCGCCCGGTTGTTCCAGAAGGTCGCCTGCTGCATGTCGCGCTCGACGCCGC
This window contains:
- the hemF gene encoding oxygen-dependent coproporphyrinogen oxidase gives rise to the protein MQQVDAVRAYLLDLQERITSACTAIDGTPFLRDAWEKAPGEPLQGNGITMILEQGPVLERAGCGFSHVRGPRLPPSATQHRPELAGAPFEALGVSLVFHPRNPYAPTVHMNVRMISAAPAGGEPAFWFGGGMDLTPCYGFDEDAIHFHAACKQALEPFGPDKHPRFKKWCDDYFCLKHRNEQRGVGGIFFDDVSELGFEGGFALIRSVGDGFPGAYLPILERRKDTAHGERERSFQLYRRGRYVEFNLVWDRGTHFGLQSGGRTESILLSMPPVCSWAYRQEPAPGTPEAQLYARYLQPREWV
- the purD gene encoding phosphoribosylamine--glycine ligase, coding for MKVLVIGGGGREHALAWKLAQSKKIQKIYVAPGNGGTDLDPRLENVPITEIAALRDWALAQKIALTVVGPEAPLAAGVVDDFRAHGLRVFGPTKAAAQLESSKAFSKAFMQRHGIPTAAWQTFSDPGEAHAYVDRQGAPIVVKADGLAAGKGVVVAMTAAEAHEAIDFMLLDNRLGVAHNEGGARVVIEEFLQGEEASFIVLCDGRNVTPLATSQDHKRLQDGDAGPNTGGMGAYSPAPVVTPAVHARAMREVILPTVRGMEKDGIPYTGFLYAGLMVDRKGQVKTLEFNCRMGDPETQPILLRLKSDLYDVLMCATSGSLNQVELDWDRRTALGVVMAAAGYPLNPRKGDAISGLPRETEDAVVFHAGTATRGKDLVTSGGRVLCVTALADTVKAAQQRVYEVVKGIRFDGAQYRRDIGHRAVRG
- a CDS encoding YebC/PmpR family DNA-binding transcriptional regulator, with amino-acid sequence MAGHSKWANIQHRKGRQDEKRGKIWTRVIREIMVAARQGGGDLAANPRLRLAVDKAKAANMPADTIKRNIDKATGNLEGVNYEEIRYEGYGIGGAAVIVDTMTDNKVRTVAEVRHVFSKYGGNLGSEGSVAFQFKHCGQLILAPGTSEDKVMEVALEAGAEDVVTDDDGAIEVLTAPGDFEKVKNALDAAGLKPEIAEVSMRPENTVELAGDEAVRMQKLLDMLEDLDDVQDVFHNASLPDL
- a CDS encoding helicase HerA-like domain-containing protein; its protein translation is MADPLLIARKGDTECFLLPGLANRHGLITGATGTGKTVTLQTLAENFSRIGVPVFMADIKGDLTGISQAGTVPPKLAQVLKDRGLTPPESRACPVTLWDVFGEQGHPVRATVSDMGPLLLARMLDLNETQSGVLNIVFKIADDNGLLLLDLKDLRAMLQYAGDNASQVRTQYGNISTASVGAIQRGLLQIESQGGERFFGEPMLDIGDLMQTSGGAGVVNILAADKLMASPRLYATFLLWMLSELFEQLPEVGDLDKPKLVFFFDEAHLLFKDAPTVLVERIELVVRLVRSKGVGVYFVTQNPLDIPDTVLAQLGNRVQHALRAFTPRDQKAVKATAQTMRQKPGLDIEAAITELAVGEALVSLLDDKGRPSVTERVYVLPPGSQIGPITAEQRQALIAGSLVAGAYEKTQDRESAYEKLKERAEQAPSPASSGGGGATDKATGPSMGGLGDILFGSTGPRGGRREGMVEAMAKSAVRTIGSSVGREIVRGVLGGLLGGKRR